The window ATGCTTTCCTCTGTCTAGGTTGCTGAATCAGACAGACTGTGCTATGTTGGAAATAACTTTGGGGCGGGCTCCTTGAAATGCAACAACCTTTGCAAGTATGTAGCATATTTTGAGATGTATCATTGTGTAACTACCTACAGTAATACGTGTGATGTTTCTGTTTAGATATTATGTAGGAGTGTTGAACAGGCAGACCATGCAAATGGAGGTGCACAGTGCTCAACTCTTTAACATGCAACCAGTTATACCGGGAGACGCAACAGAGACTGCAAAACCCCAGGACACTACTCAGACCTACAGAGACAAGGTGCAATGATTTGTGCTGTTTTTCTTAGAGTAAGAAGACTTGTCTCCAATAAGAATGAACTCGCTATTAATGTCTTAatcttatgtaaaaaaaaaattctttaggTTGACTCTTTGATTGAGGCGTTTGGCACCAACAAACAGAAGAGAGCTCTGAGCTCCCGCAGGCTGAATCAAGTGGGCAGTGATACCCTGCACCAAGCAGTGGCTAAGGCTGCCAACACTGTGATTGACCAGAAGGGTCTGGAAGGTAAGCTACACAGAGTCATGGATGTGGAAGTCAGTAGTCTTAAAAATCATCAACCAGTCATCCGAGGAGAGGTTGGTTTATAAAGGACAAAGGTTATATTAAATAACTGGCAGCTTgagttgttttttctcttcacaTAGTTTTCTGGTGTCAATTTTGTTAATATAAACGTtccatctttttgttgtttttcctcagcTCTACAACAAGAAGTGGATGAGACAGAGGTCCAGGGAGACCTGGCTCTCCACCTGCCCCCTTGCAATGCAGGCGCTGACAAACCTGAGAATGTCTACCTATTTGATGATCGTATCCTTCTGTGTTTTGGATGTCTGTGTGCCTGCAGATCAAGACTAGAATTGGATAGAGAGTGTGGACTGTTGGAAATTGAAAATGCCACATACAAGAACACTTTCTTGAAGCATTTTGTAGGCAATTAAAAGCAGTGAACTTTGAGTTGAACATGATATCTTTACTTATTGCTTACTCTGCAAGATACAAAAAAAGCGAGTACatgcaaggcagctttatttgtagtgtaaagacttcagaactggagtgatgtgatccagtctcttggtctNNNNNNNNNNaggacccgagcagcagcgttctgaatcagctgcagctgtctgattgattttttttttgtgagacctgtaaagacaccgttacNNNNNNNNNNtctactgaagatgaaagcatggactagtttttccaAAACCCGCTGAggcataagtcctttaacccttgatatattgttaaggtgataataggcagacttttttttttttttaaggtgctCTAGGCGATGTTAGGTGATGGCACTTaatgttgacgttcaaagtattttcaaacaaaacgaggctATCTcgcccctcccttctgtgcttccgtacactaaccccaacccccaccctcaaatccttcttgttggttattggctggaacactgtttgtgtatgcttcgtggtgcaggtgggtgcagcttgtttttgttgccgtttgtagactgtgggctgtctacagagactgtNNNNNNNNNNacagtgtgttctggggttAGGCAGCTAGGagatgttttctgtgtgtgacaaaatgttgtagCCATAAGAAAatgtgtgacatcgcttagagtaCCTTTTAATGTGGCTGTTGAAATTCAGGTCTGATTCCATAattacaccaagatttctggctttgtctgttgtttaacATTGCTGTTTTAATCTGAACActgacttttaatcgttcctcttgcTCCAAACACAACCACCTCAGTGCGTGTACTGAGCTGTAGATAGTGGAACAGATTGAATTGTTGCTGCTGAGAGCTTGTTTGTTTCAGTCTCCATCCTTAACTGATATCCAGTCCTGAGTCCAGTAGAGTTTGGGGCTTTGGAGCAGGCTGGTTCCAAGATGGCAGCACTCACATCTGAGGAACTGAAGAAGATGAGAGATGAGGCAGGGTAGGGTGACAGAGGTCATACGCTTGCTTAGTTATTTTGTGAATCTACATTTGGTTTCCTgcattgtattttaattgttttttactttttatttaaggtGCTTGTGTGTTGTGAAGCACCTGCAGAACATGCCGTCTGTGGGTGAAGCCAGAGATAAGGTGGCACGCTGTGCCTTTTACCTCTCTATGCTCCTCAAGCTGGCACGGCAGAGGAGCATCACCCGCAAGTGTGAGTAGTGTGGTTTCCCTTCATCAAATGCATGTGAAAGGTGGTTTGCACACATCTCTGGAGCACGAACTAATTGCGATTTATGTTTACATACAGTTGGGCAGGAGGAAGGCTGTCCTCGCATCATTCAGAGCAAACTGCTCAGAACATTCACTGTGGAGACTTTCAACAACGGCAGGTGTGATGGAACTTTGTATCATTCTGTAAAATATCTGCAAGGATTGCATCGGCTACTATAAAAATAGAGCCTAACCACTGGGATGTGTCTGGAATTTGATTTGCTTGGATtcaatttgcaaaaaaaaaaaatcctggaagAAACAGTTTTAATATCCTAACACTTACTAATATAGTTGTTGTTGCACTGATTTTATCGAAAAATACATCTTCTCTTAAATTCATGTTTTCTCCTTACCTTTCTTTTAGGGTCCAGAACATAGTGTCGTCATCAATGCGTTCCAAATTAGCAGCTTACGCCCTGGCCCTGCTGCTGCATATGAATCGCATGACTGGTGACCTCACATTACTGCACCGTGACCTGGGAATCACTGAGGCCAGGTAAGAGCAAAAGGCCATATATGTATATGGAAACTGAAGTATGTgtagttgttttttcttgtgcaACACGCACTGTAAATATGAGGATGCATTAAAAGAACTCCGTAAGTATACAGTAACTGATGTTTTGTGTCTTCCTACAGGATGGTTGAAGTAGCAAAGTCAATGGGACTGACCTTAATTAAACAGGCACGGGCGAAGGCATTCGAGGCGGAGTCgcaagacacaaacaaacacgccTCTCTTGTTCTACCTCTGGTCAAATATGATCAGTTCATAGAGAGACGGAAACGCAAGAAAATGCACTGAAGATCAAGATAAGAATTGGATCGAGTGTGTGGACTGTTGGAAATTCCACATACAGGAAGAGTTTATGAATGCTATTTGTAGGCAAATAAAAGTGAACTTTGAATTGAACATGACATCTTTATTTATTGCTTACTGTGCAAGATACACAAAAGCGGCGGAATGACCTGTAAACAAATTCTAGATGACAGAAAACATCTAGTGTAGACAGTAAAAACATGTAGGCACATTTGTAGACACTGCACACTAAACCTCAGTTTTCCTTTTATAAACCGGCTATTACCAGGTgaatgtgtggttgtgtgtcacTGTGCAGCGTAATGAGGGGATCTGGAATGATAACTTGTCCTCCCTCACTGCATTTCATTATGTCAAAGAAAGCTTAAGTGCATCACATTTGAAGAACAACACGGACGACAATGTACAAAAACAGACTCACCAGGAAACTGCTCTGTGGAAGAGGCAGAAGCTTaagtttggctttttttttttttcttccagctttttttgcatatacagtacacctCACACTGGGACAATTCCTTCCCAAGCTACAATCATTGATTGAATAAAAAGTCCAACAAGGCACAGCTTTACTTTGTAGCATGGATGAGGCTGGCATCTCTAGAGCCTTTGACTCCCGCTAGGATTTTATAAAAATGTGCACGTCCCAACCAGTGAGTCTCAGAAGCAAACTGACGAAAACAACAAAGTCTGCAGCAGGTCTGAACATGAATATGAAATCTGAATGCAAAAGAACATGAttaagttaaagctttagtaTGGAAATGGTTGAGATGTGTTGTACTCTAGCTTCACTTCATGATTCCACATTGGATGAGTACACTGGCTTTTGAtcataaaattacaaatgtctGATTTCAGATTAACATTATGTTGTGTCACCTTAATGTACTGGAAGGTGGAGGGCCCCTTTAGTGGTTATTAATGGAGCAGCCTCTGCTTGCACACTTACTAGATCTGGACAAGAGGGCATCATTGTCAAAGGTCAGTGTGCTCCAAATCTGATATACACCAGTTCAAAAGCAACCAGATGCTGACCTCTTTCGAAAGTTATTCGTATTGGTATCTAAGTACTTGCCAGCATTCACAGGATAGAGCAGAACATGCTGCCGTTGTGGCAACCACTTTCTACAGTAGCGCTGATCCTGTTCGTCATGGAAATCGCAAGTCTGGAAGGATATTGGGATGAAGAGAGGCCAGAAGGGGAGCTGACCAGCGGACGAGGTGGAGGGTTTTCCAAAACCCAGGGAGGAGCAGATGTACAGCTACACAATGCAAAGAGGTAAGGgtaaataagattttttttccagaaagAAAAGTCATACAAAAATCAGGAGCAAAGCAGATGttaaacctgcaataactgtttttttggttACTTGTGGGCAATGGAAACAAGTTGTGAACACAACTTTGACATGTCAGCTTTTAAAATAATCTGGTGAACATGTTAAACAGTTCTTAATTTAGCTGAGTAGAGCTGCAGAATCAGGTTATAATTCTCATCACTGTGCtactatgatttaaaaaaataccgTCTATATACATACGTGTGTGGACAACagaagaaaagggagaaagagtACAGATAGAAAGTGCCAGAGATTCAGACCACCAGTGGCTGTCAGTTGCCTAGTTACCTGTTATGTATTAGAACATTGTTGTTGCGCAACACACAGCTTTCATTGCCAGGATCGATATGTAGCAGGGCCTTTTTGTTTCCAGGGTGGCCCTGGAACAAGGGATTGTCATGGACAACACCTTTTACTGGCCCTACCACAGCAACGCCAAAGCCCTGTACTGGTTGGACACGGTTGCGCATTACCTAaagataaaaatgcaaaaaattaaaaataaataacataataatgtacATAAGTGTTGAAGTACtcatgttatgctcattttcaggttcataattgtattgagAAATTGTACCAGAAtgtgtttatgtggtttaattttcagaaaacaccatatacagtatttgttgtactgcacgtTGCTGcatctcctcttttcaccctgtgtgttgagctctctgttttagctacagagtgaggcatctcacttctgtaccatctCTGTTGGGAGAAGGCACTGCTAGCTTGTTAGTTGCAGAGTATGATGGcttgccatgctagcagctaggcgaggattataacgtgttacaaagtcaCGCACGTTGGTCACGGATGtagctggactacaatagagctgtttgagtacagtgttttctgttggagatagtAAGTGCCTTTGGGTAGACTTTGGgccttttcactttgtaaatctataacatgcacaaaaaaggtataaaacACAGtacagaaaagggaaaaagcataatatgagcactatAACATGCCATTAAGGATCTATGTACAGTGCTGGAAAACTAGTTAAACATTAAGGCCTCAGTCCATCTCACCTTGATGTCAGCGCTGCCAGAGACCTGGATTCCATGTCCACGGTTTCCAACGACATCATTCTCCAAAATCTGCCCGTTACCACTGAAACTGACACCATGGCCGCTGTTTTTATAGATGCCGTTACCACGAAGCTCCACTCTGCAGTCCTTTTCCACCGTAACGCCACCTCGACCATTTTCAAGAATGCAGTTTGTAACCAGTCGGGTCAGCTGACTGCTCTGCAGCACAGCTATGCCAGTGCCACGGTTACTGTTCACAAGATTAGCAAAGACATTCAGGGGCTCGCTGCTCTTCACGTACAGACCAACTGCTTCCGAGAGAGACAGGGAAAGATGAAGAGAACATGAGAGACAAGACTTGAGTGACTTTGTGCCCCTGACGCTATGAAACACTCAAACAGATCCATTTTACCTCCATTGTAGCTCATGCAGTTGCTCTCCACCAGGGCCACGCTGATGGAACGACGGGCAGAGTGGCGCTCATCCTCACTGTCCAGATCACTCTCCCATGCAAACAGTTCCCCCTCTTCATTCAAGTTATCCTGCccttctctcccttctcctTCTACCCCCCTCCTTTCCCCGCTGCCTGCTTCTCCTCCAATCCCATCCTGCCCTGGCCAGTTCCCGCCCCGGGCCTCAACGTTCTCTGGGTCTTTCCTGCAGAACACTGCCAGCCCATACATACAGTTATGGGTGATGTAGTTTCCCAGCAGCTGCGGAAGGCTAGACGACATaacccacacaccacagcctttgttacctgaagaaacaagaggaaaaggagaaatTAAACAACTGTGCCACGATTGGTAAAGATGATATTGAAGGTAAGCGATTATGTGAAGATGAATGTATGATGCTGCCATTAACAGCCTGAAATTACATACAGTAGACATGATTTCCCTCAATGAGTCCGCGGCCTCTCTCTCCCACCACGACACCGTCTGAGTAGCCATAACAGATGTAGTTGTTCCTCAGAATGGGGTCACCTCCTCTGCGGATGTCCACCCCTCCCCACTGGTTCTCTTTGATTACATTCTCTGGATTACATGTAAAGAATAAAAGGTTAGCACTTTTCCTTTCTGTAAGTGGCACATCAATGGGGGAAAATTAAGAACACATTCAGCACCTGTTATCATCCCTCTGCCATTCTCATTTATAGCAATCCCTGCTGCCTGGCCCTGGAAGATGTGATTCCCactaagagagagagtgaggagagaATGAGTGGAACAGGAGCAAATATGATTAAACAAGCTCAGACTTTATCTAGTAGTTATGCAGAAACACTAGGTTAGGCattgttaattgttaatttcAGCAACCACACCCATGGCATCACATCAGCTTACTTTTACTACAAAATGCTAGGTTATGTGTGGCAGCAAAACGTTTACCACTGCACTGCAGCAGTCAAAGTGATTGTGAAGTGAAATTATCAAGCCATACAGCACTCACACTCCTAGTTTTACATGTTGAAGGATGAGGGAGCATAAACACATCCTGATGATGGGGAAAGCAGGGACTACACATTCCTGTGTAAGTTAAATGTTTGTGCAGTCCCACCTACCTGACCACAGGATTCCCGCTGAAGAGAATATACACGCCCGCTTCCTTGTTGTTATAGATCTGGTTGCTCCGAATTGAACCTTTTCCATTGCCAAGAACAACAACCCCCGAACGCAAACCACTATGTATCTGGTTGCACTGTGGGATGAAAGACGGAatggaagaataaaaaaaaaaatgaagtagaGAAAACTAAGAGCTGTTTGGAAATGTACCTACTAATGTTAAAACACATTTATCAAATGTAAGCTTCTATACATCACTTTTATTGTGCTTAATGAATGTCCACTCGACATTCCTTTTATGTTCAACTCTTAGCTTCTTCATGTCATTATGCAAGTTATTTGACAGTGTACAAGCTCTGAAGTTACTGATAAGATGTAAAGGGTGCAATGTGGCATCGTGACCTCAACAGAATCTCAATCTAACCTGAGTCTGTAGAACCAAGTTTGATATAGTGGCTGACAAAATAATCTTTTCCATGACAACTGACTGGGAGATGCTGTTGAAAGCTCTGGGACAACATAATAAGTGGGCCGCGTgttatgattattttgatcaaatgtGGGTGTTTGTTTCTTCCTTGACATAATAGAAAGTGGAGCAGCAATTACTACAATGATGGGGTTAGCCCCTTTTCGGATGTCCAGCCCTGCCTCCCCATTGGAATGGATGTTGTTTTCTGCGATGAGGCCCTGAGCTGAGAGGCGCAGGAACACACCTGATGCACGGCACTCACGCACCTCGTTTCTCAGCATCACTATCTGAAGGaggtaagagagaaagagacggaGCTCAAGTAACACTTAGAAATTAAACTGCTGCTGAATTACTCATGATTTGAGCTACTTCCGTAACTTAAGACATGACAAAAGGTATGCAGCCTGTAAAAGTCATTgatcaaatgaaatgtaaaggCTGTCAAGAGACACTCCATTAGTCTGAAGACCGTTGTTATGATCTTATTTACTGTGGAGTTCTGGATGCAGCGGACAGCATAGTTCAGCCCACGGAAAACATTGCCCTCCAGCCGAGCTTGTCCGTAATTAGACAAATGCACGCCACCCTTCCCTTCCCTGAAGAGGCAACGTCGGAGGATACAGCCAAGGGTTGAGGCTGCCAACATCTGAGCCTCTGGGTCCCTGTCTAGTTCCTGCTGAAGGGTAAGAGGTTCAGGGGTCAAAGATGGGGGATCTGGGGAGGAGGCCAGTGGCAGAGAGCCATCTGGCTGGGGCTTGAGCAAATGGGATAGGCCATGATGGTCACAAGGAATTTTGTAATCCAATATAAGTGGGTTTTTGGTGTTAGTTCCTCCTCTATCTTGgttctcctcctctccatcgCTGTGATCGCCATCACTCCAGCCCTCTTCAATCACTGTACCCTGACACACTGCATCTACCCCAGTCCTCCTCTGCCAGTTGTCTATGCTCACAGGCTCCTTTTTAACATCACCTAGAGGTTGATGCCCACCAGTAGAGCCGGCCAGAGGGCCTCTGGGAGGGCTATTGTTCCCAGATGCGCCACATGACGGGAACGTCCTGGCCAAGGCAGCCAAGTGTTTACAAGCCCAGTTCCTTTCTGACACTGAAGGACCTTCAATAGTCACAGAAGCTGTGTCACTTCCCGAGAAGTCACAGCTGTCCAACAGACTGAGGACAACGCCCAGCAAGTGGGCAGAGCTGCCTTGTGAGAAGGAGCAGAAGCGAGCCTGGCAGGTTCCTGGGCCGCGGATTTGCAACTGAGCCCCCTCAAAGTTGCAGTTATCAAGTTGGACGTGACCCCATGATGTCTAGAGTGAAGCAAGGAGAGAAAGGTGACTGGAGTAAGACAAATTTATCAAGAAAGAAACAATAATTGGACCTGATTGTGAAATATTTGATGTGAGTAGACTTATTCTGATAAACACTTGATAAAACATTGCTGTATCAAAAAACCATCATGGTAAGCGGTTACTTCACCTTGTAGACCACAGTGGAGAACCAGGGTGGCATGAACACCAGATTACACAGCCGGGCAGTAGGGCACTGCTGCTCCATACACACCAGGAGGGCCACCTCGCCCAACTGGCCCAGCCCAACCAGCTCCACAGGCACCTTCAGTGCCACTTCAGCCTGCTCCTCATACACCCCTGGATGGAGAACTACGCGGTCATATGGCCCAACCACCCCGAGGGCCCCGCGTAGGGTCTCAAACTCGCATCCAGGCCCCACATGCCAAACCCTGCGGTCTTTTCGACGACGGAAAAAGATGAGGCAGGCAGAGGACTGGAGCTCTGGCCCATTTTGAGTCCATGTGCGAGTGGACAGGGCATGCTGCTTCAGGGCCTCTCTCCACGATGGGGGCTCCTGATGGGGCTGACTGGGCCAGTTGGGATGTCGGCATTCAGGGCAGCCTAAGCACAGCTGTCTCCAGCGGGTGTTGTCTAGTGAGAGGATGAGTTCCCGCCAGGCACGGCACACCTGGCAGCAGCGGCCCAGGTCGGGGAGCGGAAGATAAGCCAAGATAACCCGCCACAGCTCCACTGGGAGGCTGCCCACCTCCATGGCAACAGAGACACCGACTGAGGAGCACCGTCACGGGAGGGGGACCTAGAAAAcagtcagtcacacacacacacacacacgcacagttaAGGCAACAGCAAACCGCTAGCGCTAACCGTTAAACAGTATTAAACAAATGAGCTTATGATCACACAGATAAATATGCAATGGTACAGTGGCGCGCTATTAACTCGATGCAGGCCTAAGTAGTTAAACTCTCGTTTTAGAAGGAAAACAACACGTAGCAAACTAAACGGAAAGGAAGCATGCATTCAGTAACGTTATTTTTAATTTACGTGACCATTATCTTCACGTAGGCGTGACATATTATGTTTAAAGTTTGCTACGATCAATGATCATGACGGTTAGCTAGCGGGGAAACTTAACATTAAACGCTTTATTTCCTTGCGCAACTGACGTTAGCTATAACATCAACATATGCATCGTATCCGTCAAAAATTAAAGCCGTAGCATTAAAGTTACCTTTTTGTTTACCAATTTGCCATAATTAACGTTAGATGAATCAACACATCTCTGTTGCAGCTGTATTTCTAGCGATGCACGTCGTTCATCACTGCTTCCAGAGTTCATAACAATCCATGATGACTGCAGATGTGCTATCGAAATGGAGTTCAGACGATTATTTGCAGTTTACGGCAAGAGACCACGAAACAAACAGGTCCATCTTCCGCTTCCCAAAAGTGGGCGTAATCTTTTGGAAGTAGACTGCTGTCGTTGTTAACCACTTCAATCCTCTGCGGTAGGCTACGATGCTGATGCTACAGAGCGGGTGGCGCTCTAAATCCAACCCCCTGTTGCCTCTCACATCTCTGCCTCCAGCCTCACCAAACATACCCTGGTAAAGATATAGATCCTTTCACAATACTCAAACATGTTGGTTTAAATGTCCCCATGCTTGTAATGTCTTATAATAGTTAAGATCTCAACTGTGGCCAAGCTCACACTCCGTGTCAAGTAAGTAGTCAAGGTGTGTAAACATAGGATACTGTTAC of the Etheostoma spectabile isolate EspeVRDwgs_2016 chromosome 2, UIUC_Espe_1.0, whole genome shotgun sequence genome contains:
- the fbxo10 gene encoding F-box only protein 10 isoform X2 encodes the protein MEVGSLPVELWRVILAYLPLPDLGRCCQVCRAWRELILSLDNTRWRQLCLGCPECRHPNWPSQPHQEPPSWREALKQHALSTRTWTQNGPELQSSACLIFFRRRKDRRVWHVGPGCEFETLRGALGVVGPYDRVVLHPGVYEEQAEVALKVPVELVGLGQLGEVALLVCMEQQCPTARLCNLVFMPPWFSTVVYKTSWGHVQLDNCNFEGAQLQIRGPGTCQARFCSFSQGSSAHLLGVVLSLLDSCDFSGSDTASVTIEGPSVSERNWACKHLAALARTFPSCGASGNNSPPRGPLAGSTGGHQPLGDVKKEPVSIDNWQRRTGVDAVCQGTVIEEGWSDGDHSDGEEENQDRGGTNTKNPLILDYKIPCDHHGLSHLLKPQPDGSLPLASSPDPPSLTPEPLTLQQELDRDPEAQMLAASTLGCILRRCLFREGKGGVHLSNYGQARLEGNVFRGLNYAVRCIQNSTIVMLRNEVRECRASGVFLRLSAQGLIAENNIHSNGEAGLDIRKGANPIIVCNQIHSGLRSGVVVLGNGKGSIRSNQIYNNKEAGVYILFSGNPVVSGNHIFQGQAAGIAINENGRGMITENVIKENQWGGVDIRRGGDPILRNNYICYGYSDGVVVGERGRGLIEGNHVYCNKGCGVWVMSSSLPQLLGNYITHNCMYGLAVFCRKDPENVEARGGNWPGQDGIGGEAGSGERRGVEGEGREGQDNLNEEGELFAWESDLDSEDERHSARRSISVALVESNCMSYNGVGLYVKSSEPLNVFANLVNSNRGTGIAVLQSSQLTRLVTNCILENGRGGVTVEKDCRVELRGNGIYKNSGHGVSFSGNGQILENDVVGNRGHGIQVSGSADIKVMRNRVQPVQGFGVAVVGPVKGVVHDNPLFQGHPGNKKALLHIDPGNESCVLRNNNVLIHNSCTSAPPWVLENPPPRPLVSSPSGLSSSQYPSRLAISMTNRISATVESGCHNGSMFCSIL
- the fbxo10 gene encoding F-box only protein 10 isoform X1 — encoded protein: MEVGSLPVELWRVILAYLPLPDLGRCCQVCRAWRELILSLDNTRWRQLCLGCPECRHPNWPSQPHQEPPSWREALKQHALSTRTWTQNGPELQSSACLIFFRRRKDRRVWHVGPGCEFETLRGALGVVGPYDRVVLHPGVYEEQAEVALKVPVELVGLGQLGEVALLVCMEQQCPTARLCNLVFMPPWFSTVVYKTSWGHVQLDNCNFEGAQLQIRGPGTCQARFCSFSQGSSAHLLGVVLSLLDSCDFSGSDTASVTIEGPSVSERNWACKHLAALARTFPSCGASGNNSPPRGPLAGSTGGHQPLGDVKKEPVSIDNWQRRTGVDAVCQGTVIEEGWSDGDHSDGEEENQDRGGTNTKNPLILDYKIPCDHHGLSHLLKPQPDGSLPLASSPDPPSLTPEPLTLQQELDRDPEAQMLAASTLGCILRRCLFREGKGGVHLSNYGQARLEGNVFRGLNYAVRCIQNSTIVMLRNEVRECRASGVFLRLSAQGLIAENNIHSNGEAGLDIRKGANPIIVCNQIHSGLRSGVVVLGNGKGSIRSNQIYNNKEAGVYILFSGNPVVSGNHIFQGQAAGIAINENGRGMITENVIKENQWGGVDIRRGGDPILRNNYICYGYSDGVVVGERGRGLIEGNHVYCNKGCGVWVMSSSLPQLLGNYITHNCMYGLAVFCRKDPENVEARGGNWPGQDGIGGEAGSGERRGVEGEGREGQDNLNEEGELFAWESDLDSEDERHSARRSISVALVESNCMSYNGAVGLYVKSSEPLNVFANLVNSNRGTGIAVLQSSQLTRLVTNCILENGRGGVTVEKDCRVELRGNGIYKNSGHGVSFSGNGQILENDVVGNRGHGIQVSGSADIKVMRNRVQPVQGFGVAVVGPVKGVVHDNPLFQGHPGNKKALLHIDPGNESCVLRNNNVLIHNSCTSAPPWVLENPPPRPLVSSPSGLSSSQYPSRLAISMTNRISATVESGCHNGSMFCSIL
- the polr1e gene encoding DNA-directed RNA polymerase I subunit RPA49, producing MTTNMAAPCSLVCCGEESDSEKAVIVRFSNGNVKNAEKLDFTMYKNADESNPRKKSKRIMVAESDRLCYVGNNFGAGSLKCNNLCKYYVGVLNRQTMQMEVHSAQLFNMQPVIPGDATETAKPQDTTQTYRDKVDSLIEAFGTNKQKRALSSRRLNQVGSDTLHQAVAKAANTVIDQKGLEALQQEVDETEVQGDLALHLPPCNAGADKPENVYLFDDLLSPVEFGALEQAGSKMAALTSEELKKMRDEAGCLCVVKHLQNMPSVGEARDKVARCAFYLSMLLKLARQRSITRKFGQEEGCPRIIQSKLLRTFTVETFNNGRVQNIVSSSMRSKLAAYALALLLHMNRMTGDLTLLHRDLGITEARMVEVAKSMGLTLIKQARAKAFEAESQDTNKHASLVLPLVKYDQFIERRKRKKMH